Proteins found in one Kangiella sediminilitoris genomic segment:
- a CDS encoding GspE/PulE family protein produces MTSPLSSIHILQLLLKADWITQEQFDAAKIHLRRADHKLHPIEQVAQLSLTRHDQNQKIIDEEVLTRFVAGLYKLPYYRIDPLKVKVDEVTEVMSYAYAQRHGILAVEVDEGEGAVKVAVMNPENLSWKESLAQIVSKDIVPVFANPASIKRYQKEFYQLSASVAGAKNTKMQNDSNVQNLEQLIELKEGEEADANDKHIVQIVDWLLQYAFKERASDIHIEPRREVGKIRFRIDGVLHNVYELPIAITHAVISRLKILGRMDLAERRKPLDGRVKTKAPNGQEIELRLSTLPTAFGEKFVGRIFDPTVLTREFSELGLEPETEHTWRELIGQSTGIVLLTGPTGSGKTTTLYTSLKLLATSEVNVCTIEDPIEMVDPRLNQMQVHHDIDLDFAAGVKALLRQDPDIIMIGEIRDKETAQMAVQAALTGHLVISTLHTNDAPSAMSRLIEVGVEPYLLNATMLGVMAQRLVRTLCPSCKQKTKINPDAWKVLTHGDVSDTLVMPEEVYEPVGCDDCRHTGYQGRQGIYELMRVTDDLKDLIHDDAQIKSLRKQAQKDGMHLLRISGAYKVAQGLTTIEEVLRVAPKDNN; encoded by the coding sequence ATGACTTCACCACTATCATCTATACATATTCTGCAGTTATTATTAAAAGCTGACTGGATCACGCAGGAGCAATTTGATGCTGCAAAGATCCATCTGCGACGCGCTGATCACAAGTTACATCCTATTGAGCAAGTCGCTCAGCTATCACTGACACGACACGACCAAAACCAGAAAATAATTGATGAAGAAGTTCTAACCCGTTTTGTAGCAGGCCTTTATAAACTTCCCTACTACCGAATTGATCCCCTTAAAGTCAAAGTAGACGAAGTGACCGAGGTAATGTCGTACGCTTACGCGCAGCGTCATGGAATATTAGCGGTGGAGGTAGATGAGGGCGAGGGAGCAGTTAAAGTTGCGGTCATGAATCCAGAGAACTTATCCTGGAAAGAAAGTCTGGCCCAAATTGTCAGTAAAGACATAGTACCAGTCTTTGCAAACCCAGCTTCCATTAAACGCTATCAAAAAGAGTTTTATCAACTCTCTGCATCTGTAGCCGGTGCCAAAAATACCAAGATGCAGAATGACTCTAATGTTCAAAATCTTGAGCAATTAATTGAGTTGAAGGAGGGCGAGGAAGCTGATGCCAATGACAAGCATATCGTACAAATTGTTGACTGGCTTTTACAATATGCCTTTAAAGAACGAGCCAGTGATATCCACATTGAACCACGTCGCGAAGTAGGAAAAATCCGCTTTCGTATTGACGGTGTATTACATAATGTTTACGAGTTACCTATTGCTATTACGCATGCTGTTATTTCGCGTCTGAAAATATTAGGTCGAATGGATTTAGCTGAAAGACGTAAACCCTTGGACGGAAGGGTAAAAACCAAAGCACCAAACGGACAAGAAATCGAACTACGTTTATCCACTCTGCCAACAGCATTTGGAGAAAAGTTTGTTGGCCGTATTTTTGATCCAACAGTGTTAACGCGAGAGTTTTCTGAGTTAGGACTCGAGCCAGAAACCGAGCATACGTGGCGAGAGCTTATCGGTCAGTCAACAGGTATTGTATTACTGACAGGGCCAACTGGCTCGGGTAAAACAACGACCTTGTATACTTCACTAAAATTATTGGCAACCTCGGAAGTTAATGTCTGTACAATTGAAGATCCGATAGAGATGGTTGACCCGAGGCTCAATCAGATGCAGGTTCATCATGATATTGATCTCGATTTTGCTGCGGGCGTGAAAGCTCTTTTGCGTCAGGACCCTGATATCATCATGATCGGTGAGATTCGCGATAAGGAAACGGCGCAGATGGCAGTTCAGGCTGCGTTGACGGGACACCTTGTTATTTCCACGCTGCATACGAATGACGCTCCATCAGCGATGAGCCGTCTGATTGAAGTCGGCGTTGAACCCTATCTGCTTAATGCGACCATGCTGGGTGTTATGGCGCAGAGACTCGTTCGTACCTTGTGCCCAAGCTGTAAACAAAAAACAAAAATTAATCCCGATGCCTGGAAAGTTTTAACCCATGGCGATGTCAGTGATACCTTAGTAATGCCGGAAGAGGTCTATGAGCCTGTTGGCTGTGATGATTGTCGACATACCGGTTATCAGGGTAGACAGGGTATTTATGAGCTGATGCGTGTTACAGATGATCTTAAAGATCTCATCCATGATGATGCACAGATCAAAAGCTTGCGCAAACAGGCACAGAAAGATGGTATGCACTTACTCAGAATTAGTGGTGCCTACAAAGTGGCACAAGGACTGACGACTATTGAGGAAGTGTTGCGGGTCGCTCCAAAAGATAATAATTAG